Proteins from one Anopheles nili chromosome 2, idAnoNiliSN_F5_01, whole genome shotgun sequence genomic window:
- the LOC128732238 gene encoding innexin inx1, protein MFKLLGGLKQYFKWQDIQTDNIVFRLHNTFTTALLLACSLIITATQYVGNPISCIVGGVPAHVVNTFCWISSTFTMPDAFRRQVGREVAHPGIANDFDDEDAKKYYTYYQWVCFVLFFQAIACYTPKFIWDAVEGGLMRMIVMGLNIGACKEQEKCAKKQVLLDYLLNHLKRHKIYAIRYWVCEVLCFVNIIVQLWLMNRFFNGEFLSYGWDVLQYSEQPQEQRADPMVFVFPRVTKCNFYKYGASGSIQKHDAMCILPLNIVNEKTYIFIWFWFIILAMFLAGLIIYRGVIIFVPSVRSRLLNARNRMVPRDVAKTISANMDLGDWWIVYMLARNLDPIIFKDVATELAKRIELNDPDNEKKRMQ, encoded by the exons ATGTTTAAGCTACTGGGCGGATTGAAACAGTATTTCAAATGGCAGGACATCCAAACGGACAACATAGTCTTTCGGCTGCACAACACCTTCACAACTGCGCTACTGCTGGCGTGTAGTTTGATCATAACGGCCACACAATATGTCGGCAATCCGATCAGCTGTATTGTTGGTGGAGTACCAGCCCACGTGGTCAACACGTTTTGCTGGATCTCGAGCACTTTTACCATGCCTGACGCGTTCCGTAGACAG GTTGGACGTGAAGTGGCCCATCCCGGCATAGCCAACGACTTTGATGATGAAGATGCGAAAAAATACTACACCTACTACCAGTGGGTGTGCTTCGTGTTGTTCTTCCAG GCCATCGCATGCTACACTCCCAAGTTCATCTGGGACGCCGTGGAAGGAGGTCTGATGCGAATGATCGTGATGGGACTCAACATTGGCGCGTGCAAGGAACAGGAAAAGTGTGCCAAAAAGCAGGTGTTGCTGGATTACCTCCTAAATCACCTGAAGCGCCACAAGATTTACGCGATCCGCTACTGGGTCTGCGAGGTCCTGTGCTTTGTCAACATCATTGTGCAGCTGTGGCTGATGAATCGCTTCTTCAATGGTGAGTTTCTGTCGTATGGCTGGGATGTCCTGCAATACTCGGAGCAACCACAGGAACAGCGAGCCGACCCGATGGTGTTCGTGTTTCCACGCGTCACAAAGTGCAATTTCTACAAATATGGTGCGTCTGGGTCGATCCAGAAGCACGACGCCATGTGCATCCTGCCTTTGAACATTGTGAACGAAAAGACGTACATCTTCATCTGGTTTTGGTTCATCATTCTGGCCATGTTCCTGGCGGGGTTGATCATCTACAG GGGTGTCATAATTTTTGTGCCTTCCGTGCGATCGCGGCTGTTGAACGCCCGAAACCGTATGGTGCCTAGAGACGTCGCGAAGACAATCTCAGCCAACATGGACCTTGGCGATTGGTGGATCGTGTACATGCTCGCCCGGAATCTGGATCCCATCATCTTTAAGGACGTGGCCACGGAGCTAGCCAAACGCATCGAACTGAACGATCCAGATAACGAGAAGAAACGTATGCAGTAA
- the LOC128731845 gene encoding innexin inx7: MLNTFSVLSPHLKFKYKFITIDNLAFKFHYRATFIMLLVCTLLVTSRQYIGEHIRCITGGSIPEHVINTFCFFTTTFTVVRHYNESMLQEGVLPHPGVGPMYTEDPIKRHAYYQWVPFILFIQALTFYGPHLLWRVNEGGRLKNLVDGLHMAKLSEHYTATANLTIGPKYTLLSRDNVDARLRTVKREFFNHFMVQRHWATYHIFCEVLNLLNCVLQIVFTNIFLGRQFWDLGPRFLREDFTGQMDALDTIFPKVTKCHFYKYGPTGTIQKHDALCIMALNVINEKIFTFLWFWYVVLLAISVLALLWRVLTLILHNRSFKFTGAILSLASPGRLNPQDIEIITKRLRFTEWLFLYYLAKNMDAHLFRKVLREITDELGHPEEMILDPSIDTVDGHRYDEDDSRDTLELKPMPQFEYKPVHKKV, from the exons ATGCTTAACACGTTTTCGGTGCTATCACCGCACCTTAAGTTTAAGTACAAGTTCATCACAATCGACAATTTGGCGTTCAAGTTCCACTACCGGGCTACGTTCATTATGCTGCTTGTGTGCACGCTGCTAGTCACCTCCAG ACAGTACATCGGTGAGCACATCCGGTGCATCACGGGAGGTTCCATCCCGGAACATGTCATCAACACGTTCTGCTTCTTCACGACCACGTTCACCGTCGTGCGGCACTACAACGAATCGATGCTCCAGGAAGGAGTACTTCCACATCCGGGTGTTGGACCGATGTACACGGAGGACCCCATCAAACGGCACGCCTACTACCAGTGGGTTCCGTTCATCCTCTTCATACAGGCACTAACATTCTACGGGCCACACTTGCTGTGGCGCGTGAACGAAG GTGGCAGGCTGAAGAACCTCGTCGACGGATTGCATATGGCGAAGCTTAGCGAACACTACACGGCTACTGCTAACCTCACAATCGGGCCCAAATACACCCTGCTGTCACGGGACAACGTTGACGCCCGATTGCGGACGGTAAAGCGCGAATTCTTCAACCACTTCATGGTACAGCGACATTGGGCGACGTACCACATCTTCTGTGAGGTGCTGAACCTGCTCAACTGCGTCCTGCAGATCGTCTTCACCAACATCTTTCTCGGGCGGCAATTTTGGGATCTTGGACCGAGGTTCCTGCGGGAGGACTTCACTGGTCAGATGGACGCGCTCGACACCATCTTTCCGAAGGTGACCAAGTGTCACTTTTACAAGTACGGTCCAACCGGCACGATCCAGAAGCACGACGCCCTCTGCATTATGGCGCTGAACGTGATCAACGAGAAGATCTTCACCTTTCTCTGGTTCTGGTACGTGGTGTTGCTGGCGATCTCCGTCCTGGCGCTGCTATGGCGCGTTCTCACGTTGATCCTGCACAATAG GTCGTTCAAGTTTACGGGAGCAATCCTATCCTTAGCCAGCCCCGGTCGGCTCAACCCGCAGGACATCGAGATCATCACGAAACGGTTGCGGTTCACCGAGTGGCTCTTTCTGTACTATCTCGCGAAAAACATGGACGCGCACCTGTTCCGCAAAGTGCTGCGGGAAATTACGGACGAATTAGGGCATCCTGAAGAAATGATCCTGGACCCGTCCATCGATACGGTCGATGGCCATCGGTATGATGAAGACGATAGTCGAGACACGTTGGAGCTAAAACCCATGCCCCAGTTCGAGTACAAGCCAGTCCACAAGAAGGTCTAG
- the LOC128720550 gene encoding glutamate [NMDA] receptor subunit 1, translating into MKLTRMLPASCLLLSLMIPQALLAQRPVGSESPSYYNIGGVLSNNESESHFGTVIAHLNFDQQYVPRGTTYYDKTIRIDKNPIKTALNVCKHLISRRVYAVVVSHEPTGDLSPAAVSYTSGFYQIPVIGISSRDAAFSDKNIHVSFLRTVPPYYHQADVWLEILSHFAYTKVIIIHSSDTDGRAVLGRFQTTSQTNYDDIDVRATVESIVEFEPKLDSFSSYLMDMKTAQSRVYLLYASQEDAYVIFRDAAIHNMTDYGHIWIVTEQALSANNTPTGIIGLKLNNAENETDHIKDAIYILASAIKEMTVNETITEAPKDCDDSGVIWESGKRLFGYLKTRNIRGETGQVAFDDNGDRMYAEYDVINVHENHSFVKVGSFHYDSEKRKMRLKINDSSITWPGNTGKKPEGIMIPTHLKVLTIEEKPFVYARKLLDDEIDCADDEVVCPHFNISNGNEQEYCCKGYCIDLLKALAQRINFTYDLALSPDGQFGHYQLKNHTTGIGTTVKKEWNGLIGELVAERADLIVAPLTINPERAEFIEFSKPFKYQGITILEKKPSRSSTLVSFLQPFSNTLWILVMVSVHVVALVLYLLDRFSPFGRFKLSSNDGTEEDALNLSSAIWFAWGVLLNSGIGEGTPRSFSARVLGMVWAGFAMIIVASYTANLAAFLVLERPKTKLTGINDARLRNTMENLTCATVKGSSVDMYFRRQVELSNMYRTMEANNYDTAEQAIQDVKDGKLMAFIWDSSRLEYEASKDCELVTAGELFGRSGYGVGLQKASPWTDAVTLAILDFHESGFMESLDKEWIFHGNVQQCEQFEKTPNTLGLKNMAGVFILVGAGIVGGIGLIIIEVVYKKHQIKKQKKMEIARHAADKWRGTIEKRKTLRASLAMQRQYNVGLNSVSKSVSQNCDKSRYPIMPPLPRTPERAWHGKDQEYVVNRKNNTANKPPPRYMPTYATDVSHLIV; encoded by the exons ATGAAGTTAACACGAATGCTGCCCGCGTCCTGTTTGCTGCTGAGCCTGATGATACCACAGGCTCTGCTCGCCCAGCGACCCGTCGGCAGCGAAAGTCCTTCCTACTACAATATCGGCGGTGTGCTAAGCAATAATGAAAGTGAATCGCACTTCGGCACGGTGATTGCG CATCTCAACTTTGACCAACAGTATGTCCCGCGAGGAACCACCTACTACGATAAGACGATTCGGATCGATAAAAATCCCATCAaaacagcgctcaatgtttgTAAACACCTGATATCTCGGAGG GTGTACGCGGTGGTCGTTTCGCACGAACCGACAGGCGATCTGTCTCCGGCCGCCGTCAGCTATACGAGCGGGTTTTACCAGATTCCCGTCATCGGCATCTCGTCGCGTGATGCCGCCTTTTCAGATAAAAACATTCACGTGTCGTTTCTCCGCACGGTACCACCGTACTACCATCAGGCGGACGTTTGGTTGGAGATCTTGAGTCACTTCGCCTATACAAAG GTTATCATCATTCATAGCTCCGACACAGACGGGCGAGCCGTGTTGGGGCGTTTCCAGACGACGTCGCAGACAAACTACGACGATATTGACGTACGAGCCACGGTCGAATCGATTGTGGAGTTCGAGCCCAAGCTCGACAGTTTCAGCTCGTATCTGATGGACATGAAAACGGCACAGTCGCGTGTATACCTGCTGTACGCGAG CCAAGAGGACGCGTACGTCATCTTTCGCGATGCCGCCATCCACAACATGACCGATTATGGTCACATCTGGATCGTTACCGAGCAGGCACTGTCGGCAAACAACACCCCGACGGGAATCATTGGGCTGAAGCTCAACAACGCCGAAAACGAGACAGACCACATCAAG GACGCCATCTACATTCTTGCGTCGGCAATCAAGGAAATGACGGTGAACGAAACCATTACCGAGGCGCCAAAGGATTGCGACGATTCGGGTGTCATCTGGGAATCGG GCAAACGGTTGTTTGGGTACCTGAAAACGAGAAACATACGCGGCGAAACGGGTCAGGTTGCGTTTGATGATAACGGAGATCGCATGTACGCTGAGTACGACGTCATTAACGTCCACGAGAACCACTCGTTTGTCAAAGTCGGCAGCTTCCACTACGACTCG GAGAAACGCAAGATGCGTTTGAAGATAAACGACAGCAGCATAACGTGGCCGGGAAATACGGGTAAGAAACCGGAAGGCATCATGATTCCAACGCATCTCAAAGTGCTGACGATCGAAGAGAAGCCGTTTGTGTACGCACGCAAGCTCCTAGACGATGAGATCGATTGTGCGGATGATGAGGTCGTATGTCCACACTTTAATATCTCCAACGGAAATG AGCAAGAATACTGCTGCAAAGGATACTGCATTGATCTGCTGAAAGCTCTCGCCCAGAGGATCAACTTCACGTACGACTTGGCGCTTTCTCCCGACGGTCAGTTCGGACACTACCAGctgaaaaaccacaccacaggCATCGGGACGACGGTGAAGAAGGAGTGGAACGGACTAATCGGGGAGTTGGTTGCTGAGCGGGCAGATCTAATCGTGGCCCCGCTAACCATCAACCCAGAGCGGGCAGAATTTATCGAGTTTTCCAAACCATTCAAGTACCAGGGCATCACGATCCTGGAGAAGAAACCGTCCCGTTCCAGCACGCTTGTGTCGTTCTTGCAACCGTTCAGCAACACGCTCTGGATACTGGTGATGGTTTCGGTGCACGTAGTCGCGCTCGTATTGTACCTGCTGGATAGATTTTCTCCGTTTGGGCGATTCAAGTTGTCCAGCAACGACGGAACGGAAGAGGACGCGCTCAACCTCAGCTCCGCGATATGGTTCGCGTGGGGAGTCCTGCTCAATAGTGGCATCGGTGAGGGAACTCCCAGGAGTTTCTCGGCACGTGTTTTAG GAATGGTGTGGGCCGGTTTTGCCATGATCATTGTCGCCTCGTATACCGCCAACTTGGCTGCTTTCCTCGTGTTGGAGCGACCGAAAACCAAGCTGACGGGTATCAACGACGCGCGGTTGCGCAATACGATGGAAAATCTAACCTGCGCCACGGTTAAGGGTTCCTCGGTGGATATGTACTTCCGGCGGCAGGTTGAGTTGTCCAACATGTACCGGACGATGGAGGCAAACAACTACGACACCGCCGAGCAAGCGATTCAGGATGTCAAGGATGG CAAATTGATGGCGTTCATCTGGGACTCGTCACGCCTTGAGTACGAGGCATCGAAAGACTGTGAGCTTGTGACGGCGGGAGAACTTTTTGGCCGCAGCGGGTACGGTGTGGGGCTGCAGAAAGCCTCTCCGTGGACCGATGCGGTAACATTAGCAATACTGGACTTCCACGAGAGCGGGTTCATGGAATCCCTCGACAAGGAATGGATCTTCCACGGGAACGTTCAGCAGTGCGAGCAGTTTGAGAAAACGCCCAACACGCTCGGGCTGAAGAACATGGCCGGTGTGTTTATACTGGTTGGTGCGGGCATCGTCGGGGGCATCGGGTTGATCATCATCGAGGTGGTCTACAAGAAGCATCAGAtcaagaagcagaaaaagatGGAGATTGCGCGTCATGCGGCGGACAAGTGGCGCGGCACAATAGAG aaacgaaaaacgttACGTGCTTCCTTGGCCATGCAGCGGCAGTACAACGTGGGATTGAACTCAGTTTCCAAATCGGTGAGCCAAAACTGTGACAAATCACGCTATCCAATTATGCCGCCACTCCCGCGAACGCCGGAACGGGCGTGGCACGGCAAGGATCAGGAGTACGTCGTGAACCGGAAGAACAACACCGCCAACAAACCGCCGCCGCGTTACATGCCCACGTACGCAACCGATGTGTCTCACTTGATagtttaa
- the LOC128730572 gene encoding uncharacterized protein LOC128730572 encodes MAAASSNGSISSGGSGNNNNNNNTTSIINNNNIETDEFIKKSRVTRAAPPKPAYDPLQFVQIKPAKLYDLNKAKPSNERKVLEVKAHREVEDAEEWQCNLDSWKSSRRKRVEHIIDKITEAKKIEQEEVYRGRKKSKTFSEMLENSGSRRRFILPGAEDDDEGGSFSDDPQEPGDAGSKQQYKDESTDDRATDDTGSCCSSKHLEGGSKTPDFEDTQPAPEMNEFSLAIENYKSKFPMTQGRMSSLNGGNTTVNAYPSVSSSIESNNDHEASIAGEDGSSGVQSPVVENSLAQRMSSLTMEQRERVREQQSDAPVSGTESSSLEIDDEPPQQKMQDDTPKVNVIERRRVFEQFQQMGCLTDTAPPAANGGKCSQSGSSVGQDDRFLVEDGSTCSQYESTTTSSEWFAAGSIKERRAIFERYQSNEMIAEEQQEHGGGRSRSSSTIVVKSRSESNVGFVNGSTGRFELALTQLKRNGADYCEDSGIQSTTDLSRSSVVSQADDSEPSMLLLPDDVAVGKSPTRSTTLDSASEFSDTDCSNGQLLDNALDVAFEEMDSELNESCMAEDEDTHQEQNRQAEQDTAIAPLSVVNLAPAFDPVDKEFGKEPLDLMTLPASALTPPKEKPPPPPEDDEPDLESSTLAPGSTIVTSWIQKHTPVRTNGSERTHGNALLVESNPSDGYEQSLKHAANNGQRQQELLQLASDQWKSLESYEVVQQVQHQQQKQHEPEKGPQERDKDQQELMVYSNRIQLAPHHQHQLYDPGEHEEMVSVERELLQIEQEELQRRREKQMLFEKLTKADQTPRGTEQPIPQQQLQNQMHQQPKPMQQPRHPQHAAYYYAHHHPHHQAPNHHLNHHRASMPTIDSRSLQNVNAYGSFEAPFLDDMHSYEMGSLHRESMPNLSNVHVASSSHPSSLSSYGEEYSANSATSFDGSCWPPVDPRQGENVHVDKRPAVAPRPVINGFLDRTTLPPGVVGYPATGGGQRLSSNMFEQHPKDSNKNPHHPAMVNRGQTGAGTNSVPYGQHWLVQEAEQRRIEQHQKSNTNSTKRPLPKFVIDAITQRVQKLNAASPENSDRSNLSEDSDLAMINSMKHHHHPHHHPHHPTQSIPPHHHQQQQPLPPLPSQQQKYSNASDKVLSVSGKKECSHCRIELGKGAAMAIESLGLFYHIECFKCCVCHVKLGDGTNGIDVRVRKYRLHCQNCFSSEDGVKFSCV; translated from the exons ATGGCGGCTGCTTCGTCAAATGGCAGCATCAGTTCCGGTGGCAGtggcaacaacaataataacaacaatacCACctccatcatcaacaacaacaacatcgagACGGATGAGTTCATCAAAAAGAGCCGGGTGACGCGAGCCGCACCACCCAAACCGGCCTACGATCCGTTGCAGTTTGTCCAGATCAAACCGGCCAAGCTGTACGATCTGAACAAGGCGAAACCCTCGAACGAGCGCAAAGTGCTGGAGGTTAAAGCGCACCGTGAGGTCGAGGACGCCGAAGAATGGCAGTGCAATTTGGACAGCTGGAAGTCGTCGCGCAGGAAACGCGTCGAGCACATCATCGACAAGATCACGGAGGCGAAGAAGATCGAACAAGAGGAGGTGTACCGGGGTcggaaaaaatcgaaaacatttTCCGAGATGCTGGAAAACAG TGGATCGAGGAGACGGTTCATCCTGCCGGGTGCCGAGGATGACGACGAAGGAGGCAGCTTTAGCGATGACCCTCAGGAGCCGGGAGATGCGGGGTCCAAACAGCAGTACAAG GACGAATCGACGGATGATCGTGCGACAGACGACACGGGCAGTTGCTGTTCGTCTAAGCATCTCGAGGGAGGATCAAAAACTCCCGACTTTGAAGACACACAGCCCGCCCCAGAGATGAACGAATTTTCGTTGGCAATCGAAAACTACAAGTCTAAGTTTCCCATGACACAAGGCAGGATGTCGTCGTTGAACGGCGGCAACACGACCGTTAACGCGTATCCCTCCGTAAGCAGCTCAATCGAAAGCAACAATGACCACGAGGCCAGTATCGCTGGCGAAGACGGCAGCAGTGGCGTACAAAGCCCGGTGGTAGAGAATTCCCTGGCGCAAAGAATGTCTTCCCTCACGATGGAACAACGGGAACGGGTACGAGAACAACAATCTGATGCTCCGGTTAGTGGTACGGAGAGTAGCTCGTTAGAGATCGACGACGAACCACCACAACAGAAGATGCAGGACGATACTCCAAAGGTGAATGTGATAGAGCGGCGAAGAGTGTTCGAGCAGTTCCAGCAGATGGGCTGTTTGACTGACACGGCGCCACCGGCAGCTAACGGAGGGAAATGTTCGCAATCAGGATCCTCGGTTGGGCAGGACGATCGATTCCTCGTGGAAGATGGCTCAACATGCTCTCAATACGAGTCCACCACGACAAGCTCGGAATGGTTCGCTGCAGGAAGCATTAAGGAGCGGCGGGCAATCTTTGAACGGTATCAATCAAATGAAATGATCGCGGAAGAGCAGCAGGAACATGGAGGCGGTCGCAGCCGGAGTAGCAGCACGATCGTCGTTAAAAGCCGTTCCGAATCGAACGTTGGCTTTGTCAATGGAAGTACTGGCCGGTTTGAGCTTGCCTTGACACAGCTCAAACGGAACGGTGCCGATTACTGCGAGGACAGTGGCATCCAATCGACGACGGATTTGTCACGCAGCTCGGTCGTCTCGCAAGCGGATGATAGCGAACCGTCGATGTTACTACTTCCGGACGATGTCGCCGTGGGCAAAAGTCCAACCCGTTCGACGACGCTGGATTCGGCGAGTGAATTTTCCGACACGGACTGCAGCAACGGACAG TTACTCGATAATGCACTCGATGTGGCGTTCGAAGAGATGGATAGCGAATTGAATGAGTCATGCATGGCGGAAGATGAGGACACCCATCAGGAGCAAAACCGGCAAGCGGAGCAGGATACGGCAATAGCACCATTGAGTGTCGTCAATCTGGCGCCCGCTTTTGATCCGGTGGATAAAGAATTTGGCAAGGAGCCACTCGACTTGATGACTCTGCCAGCGTCGGCTCTTACGccaccaaaagaaaaaccaccgcctccaccggAGGACGATGAGCCGGACCTTGAGTCATCAACGTTAGCGCCTGGTTCAACGATCGTTACAAGCTGGATTCAAAAGCATACTCCAGTGCGTACgaatggaagcgaaaggacTCACGGTAACGCCTTGCTGGTGGAATCGAACCCCTCGGATGGATATGAACAAAGTTTAAAACATGCAGCTAATAATGGGCAGCGGCAGCAAGAGCTGCTGCAGTTGGCGAGCGATCAGTGGAAGTCTCTCGAAAGCTACGAAGTGGTACAGCAGgtgcagcatcagcaacagaaGCAACACGAACCAGAAAAAGGTCCCCAGGAGCGGGACAAGGACCAACAAGAGCTGATGGTGTACAGCAATCGCATCCAGCTGGCTCCACATCATCAACACCAGTTGTACGATCCTGGCGAACACGAG GAAATGGTCAGTGTTGAACGGGAGCTGCTGCAGATAGAGCAGGAAGAGCTTCAGCGGCgcagagaaaaacaaatgttgTTCGAAAAGCTGACGAAAGCTGACCAAACGCCTCGCGGCACCGAGCAACCGATTCCACAACAGCAGCTACAAAATCAAATGCACCAGCAACCTAAGCCTATGCAGCAGCCACGACATCCGCAGCATGCGGCCTACTATTATGCCCACCATCATCCACATCATCAGGCGCCAAATCATCATCTCAATCATCACAGAGCATCGATGCCGACGATCGACAGTCGATCGTTGCAGAACGTAAACGCGTATGGTTCGTTCGAGGCACCGTTTCTGGACGATATGCATTCGTACGAGATGGGTTCGCTGCACCGCGAGTCGATGCCAAATCTGTCGAATGTGCATGTTGCTTCCTCGTCCCATCCTTCATCGTTGTCCTCGTACGGTGAGGAATATTCGGCCAATTCGGCGACCAGCTTTGACGGTAGTTGCTGGCCACCGGTAGATCCCCGACAGGGAGAGAATGTGCACGTTGATAAGCGCCCCGCAGTGGCTCCTCGGCCTGTAATAAATGGCTTCCTGGATCGGACCACACTGCCTCCCGGAGTAGTGGGTTACCCAGCAACCGGTGGTGGACAGCGATTGTCGAGCAATATGTTTGAGCAGCATCCCAAAG ATAGTAACAAAAATCCACACCATCCGGCAATGGTAAATCGGGGACAGACGGGTGCCGGAACTAATAGCGTACCGTACGGGCAGCACTGGTTGGTTCAAGAAGCAGAACAACGGCGCATAGAGCAGCatcaaaaaagcaacaccaacagcacgaAACGACCATTGCCAAAGTTTGTCATCGATGCTATAACGCAACGTGTACAAAAGCTAAACGCCGCCAGTCCGGAAAATTCGGA TCGTAGCAATTTATCGGAAGACTCAGATCTGGCAATGATAAACTCGAtgaagcatcatcatcaccctcatcatcatcct